One segment of Penaeus vannamei isolate JL-2024 chromosome 3, ASM4276789v1, whole genome shotgun sequence DNA contains the following:
- the LOC138859796 gene encoding protein SPT2 homolog: MSGIGSRNAMSGIGSCNAMSGMGNRNAMSGIKSRNAMSGIGSRNAMSGMGNRNAMSGIKSRNAMSGIGSRNAMSGIGSRNAMSGMGSRNAMSGMGSRYAMSGMGSRNAMSGMGSRNAMSGMGSRNAMSGMGSRNAMSGMGSRNAMSGMGSRNAMSGMGSRNAMSGLGSRNAMSGMGSRNAMSGMGSRNAMSGMGSRNAMSDKLDKQPEDGHILLRDINKRLHFLRAIIVCIALSLAWVLLLDRSRLEEL; encoded by the exons ATGAGCGGTATCGGAAGTCGAAACGCTATGAGCGGTATCGGAAGTTGTAACGCTATGAGCGGTATGGGAAATCGTAACGCTATGAGCGGTATCAAAAGTCGTAACGCTATGAGCGGTATCGGAAGTCGTAACGCTATGAGCGGTATGGGAAATCGTAACGCTATGAGCGGTATCAAAAGTCGTAACGCTATGAGCGGTATCGGAAGTCGTAACGCTATGAGCGGTATCGGAAGTCGTAACGCTATGAGCGGTATGGGAAGTCGTAACGCTATGAGCGGTATGGGAAGTCGTTACGCTATGAGCGGTATGGGAAGTCGTAACGCTATGAGCGGTATGGGAAGTCGTAACGCTATGAGCGGTATGGGAAGTCGTAACGCTATGAGCGGTATGGGAAGTCGTAACGCTATGAGCGGTATGGGAAGTCGTAACGCTATGAGCGGTATGGGAAGTCGTAACGCTATGAGCGGTATGGGAAGTCGTAACGCTATGAGCGGTTTGGGAAGTCGTAATGCTATGAGCGGTATGGGAAGTCGTAACGCTATGAGCGGTATGGGAAGTCGTAACGCTATGAGCGGTATGGGAAGTCGTAACGCTATGAGCG ACAAATTGGACAAACAGCCAGAAGATGGGCATATACTCTTAAGAGATATAAAC AAGCGTTTGCATTTTCTGAGAGCGATCATTGTGTGTATTGCCCTTTCTTTGGCATGGGTTTTGCTCCTCGATCGGTCAAG GCTTGAAGAGTTATAA